Part of the Streptomyces sp. NBC_01408 genome is shown below.
GACGGTGGAGACGGCGGCGGGCTGCGCACCGCCCTGCCTTGGCGTGGGCATGACAGAAGAAGGCATGGAGCCCTCCCGTTCGAAGGCTGAAGGGACAGGGGCGAGTGGGGGGGAAGTGAGGCTGAGCGGGCGGGTTCGCGGGCCTGTGCTCAGGCCCGGGCCCGGCGCACGTCGATGTTGCCGTAGCGGGTCCGGGCGCGGACCTCGACGGTGTCCTCGGCCTTCTCCGGGGCCTCGGAGGCGGCGAGCGTGTTGCGCACCTGGCCGGAGCCCGAGCTGACGTCGAGCCAGGCGGCGGTGCCCTCGCGGATGCCGACCTCGATGGCTCCGTAGGAGGTCTCCAACCGGACGGTGCTGCGGGCCACTTCACCCACGCGCAGGGTGCCGTGGGCGGTGGTGGCGACGACCGAGGCCTCGGCGCGCGCGATGTCGATGTCGCCGTTGGAGCCACTCACCCGCAGGTCGCCGGTCACGGCGCCGACGGTCGTGGTGCCGTGCGAGTTCTTCAGGACGGCGGAACCGTTGACGGTGCCGACGCGCAGGCTGCCGGAGCTGGTGCTGATCTCGGCCATGCCCTCGATCCGGTCGACGGTGATCGAACCGTGGGAGGCGGTCAGGTGCAGCGGCCCGGTCGCGTCGAGGCGGACGTCACCGGCCGAGGTCTTCACCCGGACCTCACCGAGCCGGCCCTCGCCGAGCACCTGGGCCCAGGCGCCGGTCATGTCGACGCCCGAGCCCGTGGGCAGTTCGACCGTCACGTCGACGGTGCCGGTGCGCCCGAGGAGAGAGCGCTGCTTGGGCGTCCTGACGGTCAGGACGCCGCCCGCGTACGTAACCTCGGTCTGGCCGGCCGCCCGTACGTCCTGGTCCCGCTTCGGATCGCGGGGCCGCACCTCGACCACGGTGTCGAGGCGGTCACTCGCGGTGAACTGGATGGAACCGGCCTCCACGTGCGCCGTGGCCGAGATCGGTTCGGGAGTGTCGAAAGAAGGCATGGCTGTCCTGTCCTCTTGGGTCTTCAGGACGTCCCCGCTGGCGGGACGTGGTGTGGGTGACGTGGGGCAGGCGCGGGCTCGGCTAGCGGACCCAGCCCGTGAAGTTCTGTCCGATGGTGCGGGCCCTCTCCGTCGTACGCGGCGCGCCACCGCCCTCGACCGCGGCCGACACGGCCCGGACCAGCCACGCGTTGACCGACAGGCCCTCGCGGCTCGCGGCCTCCTCGGCGCGTGCCTTGAGGTGGGCCGGCAGACGCAGATTGACGCGGGCGGTGCCGCCCTCGTCGCCGTCGGCCGGCGCCTGCGCCCTCAGCGGTTCGGCGGGCGCGGCGGGCGCTTCCGCGGGGCCGCCACCGGTGGGCGGCAGCGTCACCACGAAGTCGGGCTCCAGCCCGCGCAGCCGTACGTCGACCGAGCCGGGGGCGAGCTCGCGGGTGATCTCGTCCATCGCGGCGGAGAGCACATTGAGCATGGTCAGACGGGTCGCCGACTCCAGCGGAGCGGTGAGCCGTTCGGCCAGCTCGCGGGCATCTTCCCCGCCCGCTTCGGCGGCCACCGCGAGTTCGCGGCGGAGGGTGTCGACATACGGGGTGAGGTCCATGGCGCCATCATGGCACCACAGTGGCGCACTCTGCAAGTCTGACAGCGCCCCGCCTGGGGTGAATTTTCGAATACACCATCTGAGCTGCGGCAATACGAAGCAGGCGGAGTGAGCCATGGTGACACCGCGGGCGATCAGGCACCTTCTGGAACGCGGAATGGCGCCGAGTGGCGCCGGACGGTGCCACCCGGCGCCATGTGATGCCACGTGTCTCTGTGCCTGGAGAAGGGCACGCCGCGGTTCGGAGGCCGCGTACAGCGCACCGGGGGGCTTACGACAAGACTCGGGGTGTGACGCAGAATCAGCGGGTAAGGCTGAATCTGCGGACATGGGGGTCGCGAAGAATGCGTGTGTTGTTGTCGACGTACGGGGCGCGTGGGAGCGTTGAGCCGATGGTGGGGCTCGCGGTGGCGTTGCGGGAGCTGGGCGCGGAGGTGCGCGTGTGTGCGCCGCCGGACGAGGAGTTCGCGGAGCGGCTGGCCGGGGTCGGTGTGCCGGTGGTGCCCGCCGGTCGGCCCGTGCGCCCGTTGGTGGTCTCGGTGACGCCGGGGTCGGCGGAGGGCCTGGCGCAGCGCGCTTCCGAGCTGATGGCCGCGCAGTTCGACACGGTCGCCGCGGCCGCCGAGGGGTGTGAAGTGCTGGTGGCGACCGGCCCGTTGCCGGTCACGGCGGGCGCGCGGTCGGTGGCCGAGAAGCTCGGCATCCGCTACGTGCACGTGAGTCACCAGCCGGTCAGCCTGCCGTCGCCGTACCGCCGGCCGCCCGCGCGGCGGGGCCAGACGGTGCCGGAGGCCACCGACAACCGGGCGCTGTGGGACCGGGACGCCCGGATCGCGAACACGATGTTCGGCGACATGCTCAACACCCAGCGGGCGTCGTTCGGCCTGCCACCGGTGGACAGCATCCGCGACTACGCCTTCACCGACCGCCCGTGGCTGGCCACGGACCCGGTCCTGGACCCGTGGCAACCGACGGCGGACCTCGACGTGGTGCAGACCGGCGCGTGGCTGCCGGCCGACGAACGCCCGCTCCCGGACGAGTTGGTGGCCTTCCTGGACGCCGGTGCACCACCGGTGTACGTGGGATTCGGCAGCATGCCGATGAGCGCCCCGAAGGAACTCGCCCGGGTCGCCGTCGAGGCGATCCGCGCGCAGGGCCGCCGCGCGGTCGTCTACCGCGGCTGGGCCGAGCTGGACCTGATCGACGACCAGGACGACTGCTTCGTCGTCGGCGAGGTCAACCAGCGGGCGCTGTTCCTCCGGACGGCCGCCGTCGTGCACCACGGCAGCGCGGGCACGACGACGACCGCCACCGGGGCCGGTGCGCCGCAGGTGGTGGTGGCGCAGGGGGCGGACCAGCCGTACTGGGCCGACCGCGTGGCCGAGCTGGGCATCGGCGTGGCACACGACGGTCCTGCCCCGACCACCGAGTCCCTGTCGGCCGCGCTCAGGACGGCCCTGGCCCCCGGGACCCGCGCACGAGCGACCGCCGTGGCCGGCACGATCCGCACCGACGGGACGACGGTGGCCGCGAAGCTGCTGCTCCACGCGGTCGCCTAGGGCGCGTATCGAGTCGTGATCAATTTGCGGGATGTGCCTTCGTGGCACGGTCCGGTCCGATAGACGGTCTTACGTGACGCGAGTGCAACTGACCGATCCGGATTGGGAGTTCATCGAGCCGTACCTGCCGATGGGCGAGTACGGCCCGTACCCCGAGCGACTGCGGCAGCAGTTCGAGGGCGTGATCTGGCGGTTCAAGACGGGCGGGCAGTGGCGGGAGATGCCGACGGAGTTCGGCGCCTGGTCGACCGTCCACAACCGCTTCCGGCAGTGGCGTGACGCCGGCGTCTTCGAGGCCCTGCTGGAGGGCCTGATCACGGAAGCCGCGAAGCGGGGTGAGGTGGACCTGTCCCTGGTCAGCATCGACTCCACCACCGCCCGAGCCCACCACGACGCGGCCGGGATGCACCTCGACGAGGACGTCGTCACCGCCCTGGAGAAAGCCGCGGCCGAGGAGGAGAAGGCCAGGTCAAAGGGGGCGGCCTCGAAGAGCAAAACGGGCAAGAGACCGAAGGTGATCCCGCGCTGGAAGAACGACGACGCATCCGGCGTCGGCGGAAACTCCGGCTGAAGGCCGCCCTCCTCGGACGTTCCAGAGGCGGGCAGACCAGCAAGGTCCACCTCGCCGCCGACCGCAAGTGCCGCCCGCTGGCGTTCATCCTGACCACAGGCCAGGCAGCGGACAGCCCGCAGTTCATCCCCGTCCTGAAGAAGGTACGGGTACGCGGGCCCGTCTGCCGACCCCGCATCCGGCCGGACGCGGTCGCCGGGGACAAGGCGTACTCGTCCCGCGGATCCGCGCCCACCTGCGCAAACGCCGTATCAAGGCGGTCATCCCGGAGAAGAAGGACCAGGCCGCCAACAGGAAGAAGAAGGGCTCCAGAGGTGGCCGACCCGTCAGCCGCGACGCCGATCTCTACAAGGAGCGGAACACCGTCGAACGCCTGATCAACAAGCTCAAAGCATGGCGAGGCATCGCCACCCGATACGACAAGACTCCCGACAGCTACCTCGCCGATCTCCACCTGCGCGCCTCGATGATCTGGATCAAGGACCTCACCAGGACCACCCGATGATCACGGTTCGATATGCCCCTGGGTGACGCGCTGAGGTGCCGGACGCCAAGGGCGGGCAGGAGTTGAGTCAACGGTCAACCAGCCGTGGAGGCGGGGCCTCACCCGTGGATTCCGCGTCGGTGTCGTCGGTGCCGACCGGGCCGCGGGGAAGCATCCGGTCCAGCCACTTCGGCAGCCACCAGTTGGTCCGGCCGAGGAGTGTCATGGTCGCCGGTACCAGCACCATGCGTACGACCGTGGCGTCGATGAAGATCGCGGTGGCCAGGCCGAGCCCGAACATTTTGGTGGAGGGGTCCTCGGCGACGGCGAAGGACAGGAAGACCGCCACCATGATGAGGGCGGCCGAGGTGATGATCCGGGCGGTGCGCGAGACACCCTCAACGATCGCCGTGCCGTTGTCGCCGGTGCGCAGGTACTCCTCGCGTACGCGGGAGAGGAGGAACACCTCGTAGTCCATCGACAGGCCGAACAGGATGGCGAAGAGGAACATCGGGATGAACGACACGATCGGAACCGTCGCTTCCAGCCCGATGAGTGCACCTCCCCAGCCCCACTGGAAGACCGCGACCATGATGCCGTAGGCCGCGCCGATGCTCAGCAGGTTCAGCAGTACCGCCTTGAGCGGTACGAGTATCGAGCGGAAGACCAGCATCAGCAGCAGGAACGACATCGCCAGCACGGCGGCGACGAACACCGGCAGGCGTTGGCTGGTGCGTTGGCCCACATCGGACAGGCTCGCGGCGGCGCCGCCGACGTGGGCCCTGGCCGGGCCGTGCCCGATCGCCGTGGGCAGCACGTCGGTGCGCAGCCGGGCGATGGTGTCGGCCGTGGCCTTGTCCTGAGGGCTGGTGGTCGGGAACACCACGAGGGTCGCGATGCCGGTGGCCTGATCGATGTGCGTCGGCGCGACGGATGCGATGCCCGGATCCGCCGCGACCGTTGCGACGAGTCGGTCCAGCACTCCCGGATCACCGGTGGGGTCCGCGGCGATGACGAGGGGACCGTTGGTGCCCGGGCCGAACCCCTCGGCGACGAGGTCGTAGGCCCGGCGCTCGGTACGGCTGTGGGGCAGTGAGCCGTCGTCGGGCAGGCCGACGCGCAGGCCGAGCACGGGCAGCGTCGCGGTCAGCAGCAGCCCCGCCGCGCCGACCGCGTACGGCACCGGGTGCTGGCTGACGTGCCCGATCCAGCGACGCCACCCGGCGGCGTGGGCGGCGCCTGCCGCCGGGTCCCGCCGCCGTGCGAGTCGGCCCAGCTTCCTGGTCTGCAGAGCCCGGCCGATCCGGCCGGCCCGGGCCAGGCGCGGGCCCGCCGCGCCGAGGAAGGCCGGCAGCAGCGTCACCGACGCGAGCACCATCGTCAGGACGACGATCGAGACGGCAACCCCGCCCACCGTCATGAACGGCACGTTCGCGACCGCCAGGCCGAGGATCGATACGACGACGGTGCCGCCGGCGAAGACCACCGGCCGACCCGCCGTTGCCACCGCTCGTCCGGCCGCCGCCTGCGGATCGAGCCCGCACGCGAGGTACTCCCGGTGCCTGGCGAGCACGAACAGCGCGTAGTCGATGCCCACTCCGAGCCCGACCATGCTGCCCAGGACCGGTGCGAAGGTGGGGACCTCTGTCACCCCCGCCAGTACCGTCATCGTGGCGACCCCGATGGTCAGCCCGAAGACCGCCATGCCGATCGGCAGCGCGGCGGCGACGAGCGAACCGAACGCCAGGAACAGGATCGCGGCCGCGGCGAGGAGGCCGATCAGCTCGCTCGCGCCGCCGTCGGGGTCGGAGAAGGCGTAGAAGAGGTTCCCGCCCATCTCGATGCGCAGGGGCAGCTCGGCGCGCAGCCGGTCGCCGAGATCGACGAGGGCGTCGAGGTCTTCGGCCGACAGCCGGCTCTGGTCGGGGTACTGCACCCGGACGACTGCGATCCGCCCGTCGGCCGAAACGAGGCCGCCGCGCACGGCGGTGTCCCCGCCCGCGTCGAGTGCCCCCGCCGGGTCGCTCGTGCCGAGCACGTGCGGCAGCCGCTCCACCTCGGTCTGCAGCCGCGTGAGAGCGGTGCGCGCGCTGCCGTGGTCGAAGAACGTCGCACCGCCGTCGAGGGGGGTGACGACCACTTGGGCGGTCATCCCCTCCTGGCCGGTGCCTGCCCGCTCGATCAGTTCCGCGGCCTGTCCGGAGTCCAGTCCCGGGGCGGTCATCGAGTCCGCGGTCCGCCCGCCGAAGGCGACGGCGGCGAGGACGGTGAGCGTGGCGGCGATCAGCCATGCCGCGATCACCCGCCAGGGATGGCGGGCGGCGCTTGCGCCCAGGCGCAACAGGGCTTTCGAGAGCATCGGGTCCTCCAACCACCTCGTCGGCCGTCCTTGTACGGCCGCCGATGCCGAGGCTCGTCGCCACGGCGCTCCGCGGCATCGGCCCTGGGGCTGCGGATCCCTCGGCCCCAGGGCGGAGTGACGACCCGTCCTTTCGGCCGATGCGCGGCACGCCGCGGTCCCTAGGCTGAGAACCGTGCTCCGAGACGACCTGCGAACCCTGTGGACCGAACCCCGGCCGCCCGGCGCGCCCGCCCGGGTGCGGCGGGACTGGGCGCTGCTCGCCGCGGGCCTTGCCGGTGTGGCGCTGGAGGCCACCCTGCGCGAGAACGTCGTGTGGCGGCCGGTGGCGGTGGTGTTCGCCGTATGGCTGTGCCTGCTGCCCCTGTGGCGCCGGACCCGCCCGCTGGCGATGGTCAAGCTGGCGTTCGGCTCGGTGATCCTGCTTCAAGTGGCCTCGCTCGTCGCCGCACCGCGCGAGCCCGTCGGCCTGGACACCGGCGCGGTCGTGCTCGTGCTGGTGTACGCGCTGCCCCGGTGGGGATCGGGACGGGAGATTGTGCTCGGTGGCGCGGTGATCCTCGCGGCCTGCACCCTGGCGACCGTCACGTACGAGACCCCGGTCGTCGAAGAGGTCGGGGGCTTCGTCTTCCTGCTGCTGCCCGGCGTGGTCGGGGCTGCAGTGCGGTTCCGGGTGACCGCTCGCGAGCGGCAGTTGGACCAGGTGCGCTCCCGCGAGCGCGAGCAGCTCGCCCGGGAACTGCACGACACGGTGGCCCACCACGTGTCGGCCATGGTGATCATCGCTCAGGCGGGCCGGGTTCTCGCGGGCACCGACCCGTCCGCCGCCGTCGAGGCGCTGGAGGGGGTCGAGGAGGAAGGAGCGCGCACGCTGGAGGAAATGCGCGCCATGGTCGCCGCGCTGCGCGACCGCGGGGTCGGCGCCGAGCTGGCGCCGCCTGCCGGTGTCGCGGATCTGGAGCGCCTGGTGCGCACCCCGGGTGGTCGCGTCAGGGTCGACCTGGGGCTCGACGGCGAGCTGGACGCGCTGCCCCCGGCCGTGGACGCGGCCGTCTACCGGATCGTGCAGGAGTCGGTGACCAACGCGCTGCGCCATGCGGTCGACGCGACCGAGGTCGTCGTCCGGGTCGCCGCGGAACGGCACATGGTGCGGGTGAGCGTGCGCGACAACGGCCGGCGCACCGGCCGGGGTCGCGACGGATACGGACTTACCGGATTGCGCGAGCGCGCGACGCTGCTCGGCGGCACACTACGAGCCGGCCCGGGTACCGACCGGGGCTGGCATGTCGACGCCGAACTGCCGAGAGCGAGGAGCGAGAGCGGTGTCCATTCGCGTCCTCGTCGCTGACGACCAGACGATCATCCGCACCGGGTTGCGGATCATGCTGAACGCCCAGCCCGGCATCGAGGTGGTCGGCGAGGCCGCCGACGGGCGGGAGGCGGTACGTCTGGCCCGCGAACTGCGCCCCGACGTCTGTCTGTTCGACATCCGCATGCCCGTACTCGACGGGCTCGAGGCCACCCGGCTGGTCGCCGGCCCGGGCGTCGCCGACCCGCTGGCCGTGGTCGTCATCACCACGTTCGACCTCGACGAGTACGTCTACGGCGCGCTGCGTGCCGGCGCCCGCGGATTCCTCCTCAAGGACACGGGACCGGACCTTCTGGCCCAGGCCGTACGGTCGGCGTCCGGCGGTGAGGCGCTCATTGCGCCCAGCGTCACCGTCCGTCTGCTCCAGGCATTCGCGGACCTGCCCGCCGGCCGGCCCGTGGCCCAGCCGGTCTCCCCCGTCACCGCCCGCGAGGAGCAGGTGCTCCTCGCCGTCGCTCGCGGGCTGACCAACACCGAGATCGCCGATGCACTGCACATCAGCCTCAGCACGGTGAAGACGCATCTGGCCAGCCTGATGGGCAAACTCGGCGCCCGCAACCGGGTCGAGATCGCGATGTGGGCCTACGAAACGCGCCGTATCCTCCCCGGAACCTGAGCCGGGTGCCGGGCCATGTCCCATGAGTCCCCGCCCGGACATCAGTGCACCGGTCGGCTCACGTCGGCTCCACGTGCCTCACCCGCCCCAGAGCGTGACGTACCAGGAGGCCGGAACTGGGACGGTGAGACACCCGATACGACAAGACTCCCGACAGCTACCTCGCCAGTCTCCACCTGCACGCCTCGATGATCTGGATCAAAGACCTCACCAGGACCACCCGATGATCACGACTCGATACGCGCCCTAGTGCCGTTGGTGCCGTGGCCGGGGAGGTCTGCCCTGTGGACCTTTCCGGTCGCGACGCCGGGCGGTCTCCCCGGAGTGACCGGCGTACTCCGCGGAGTTCCGTGGCAGGAGCCCGCTGCCGTAGAGCACCGCCGGGTCATTGGAGCTGGCGGCGGACCAGGTCGTGGAAGAGGCCGGCCGGGTCGGCGAGGAGGTCGGCGGGGCGGCCCTGCTGGACGATCCGGCCGTCCGACATGGCGATCACCCGGTCGGCGTCCATGATCGTGGACAGCCGGTGGGCGATCACGATGCGGGTGGCGTGCAGGGTGCGGGTGGATTCGATGACCACGCGCTGGGCTTCGTTGTCCAGCGCGCTGGTGGCCTCGTCGAAGAACAGGACGCGCGGCTTGCGGATGAGGGCCTGGGCGATCATCAGCCGCTGGCGCTGGCCGCCCGAGACCGTGGTGCCGCCGTCGGACAGCATGGTGTGCATGCCCATCGGCATGGCCTTGATGTCCTCGGCCAGGCCCGCCATCGTGGCAGCCTCCCAGGCCTCCTCGAGCGTGAACGTCCCGGCGCCGCATATGCAGTCGAGGATGGACCCGGTGAAGGGCTGGGCGTTCTGCAGGACGACGCCGCACTGGCGGCGCACGGCCGCCTGGTCGAGCGCGGCCAGGTCCTGGCCGTCGTAGAGCACGCTGCCCGCCACGGGCTTGTCGAAGCCGATGAGCAGCCTCAGCAGGGTCGACTTGCCGCAGCCGCTGGCCCCGACGATCGCGACGAACTCGCCCGGCCGGACCTGGAAGTCGATGTCGTGGAGGACGAGTGGGCCGTCGTCGCCGTAGCGGTAGGACAGGCCCTTGGCCTCGACGGCGCCGGTCAGCGCACCCGGTCGGGTGCTGGAGCGGCCCGCCTCGGGGGTCTCCCGCAGGACCGGTTTGACCTGCTCGAACATCGGCAGCACCGCGGCGGCCGAGATGAGCGCGCCGGTCAGCTGCGTGACCGAGGACAGCAGCATCGTCAGGGCGGTGCTGAAGGTGAGGAACCCGCTCGCGGACATGGCTCCGCGGGCCGGTCCCGCCAGCAGCATGAACATCACCAGCGTGCACAGCGGCAGGTAGACCGCGCCCAGCACCGTGATGACGTTCTGGATCCGGCCTATGCGCTGCTGCAGCTCGCGCGTACGGGCGAACTCCCGCGCCCAGGCGGCGTAGGCGAAGCTCTCGGCCGCGGCGACGCGCAGCTTGGGCAGCCCGCGCAGGGTCTGGAAGGCCTGGTTGTTCAGCTGGTTGCCGAGCTTGATCAGCCGGCGCTGGTAGCGCAGCTGCCACAGCCCCAGACCCAGGAAGACCGCGGCGATGACGAGCAGCATGGCGGCCGCCGCCAGCGCCAGCGGCACGCTGTAGACGAGCAGCAGTACGAGGTTCATCGTGCCGACCGCGGCGGCCTGCACGGACACCGTGCCGATGCCGGAGAGCACGCGGCGGATGGCGCTGATACCCATGGCGGCGCTGGCCAGTTCGCCGGTGGAGCGGCCCGCGAAGAAGGTCGTCGGCAGCCGCAGCAGCCGGTCCCACACCGCCGGCTGCAACGTGGCCTCGATGCGGCCCTCCATGCGCAGGATGGAGATGTTCTGCAGCAGCATGAAGGCGGCGGAGACGACGCCGGTCGCGATGAGTGCCAGCGCGGTCTGCACGATGAGGCTGTTCTCGGCCTTGGGCACGTACTGGCCGAGCACCTTGCCGGTGGCGATGGGCACCAGCGCGCCCAGGACCATCGCGACCAGCCCGCCGACGAGCAGGCTGCGCAGCTCGGGGAGGGTGCCGCGGACGCTGAAGCGCAGCAGCGCCGCCAGGCCAACCCGTCCGTCGGGCAGTGGGCGGTAGAGCATGACGGCGCGCGGTTCGAAGGCGGACGCATCGGCCTTGCCGCCGTTTCCGCCCTTGCCGCCCTTGCCTCCGTTGCCTCCGTTGCCTCCGTTGCTTCCCTTGCCGATGCGCTCACGCGTGCCGGTGGCGGGGTCGACCGCCTCGTAGCCACCACGCCGCCACAGCAGGGCGACCGGGGTCCCGTCCTTCTCCCGCCGGCCCACCAGGGGACCGCTGTTCTCCTTCCACCAGCGCCCGCTGAGCCTGACCACGCGCGTGCGGATCCGCGAGGCGAGCGCGATGCGTTCGACGGGGTCCATCCGCTCGGACGTGGCGCTCGCCTCGCTCCGCTCGGACAGGGTGATGCGGGCCTCGTCGGCGACCAGGCGGCACACGGCGAAGGTCGCGTCGACGCTCGCGCCGCGGTGGGAACGGCTGCCGGAGCGGTCGATGGAAGCCAGCAGCGCCCGGTCCGCCTGGGTGCGGGCTGCCCGGCCGGCCGCGATGCCGGCCGCCGTACGGTCCTCGTGGTCGCGTTCGAGCTGTTCGATCCAGTGGTCCAGGGCGTACAGCAGCCGGTACTGCTGGTCGACCATGCCCTGCCACATCGCCGCGTCGACGAGGAGGGTGCCCACGGCCTCCGCCTCGTACGCGGCTCCGTACTGCACGCTGCCGGGGGTGATCCGCATCCACAGGATGTCGTCGTCGGCCGCCCGCTCGGTGGTGGCGCGGCCGTCCAGCGGCGCCTGGTAGAGCACCCGCAGGCCGCGGCCGAGACCGCGGGCGAAGGCGTCCTCGAGCGGGCTCGGCGGGGCGGCGGGGGCGCCGTACTCCCCTTGGCCGTCCCACCACTGGCCGCCGTGGAACGGTACGCCGTACTCGGGGGCGGGCAG
Proteins encoded:
- a CDS encoding NHLP bacteriocin export ABC transporter permease/ATPase subunit, which codes for MTYPHHTTAGQPGPAPGQDSDAVLAALGGLGRPVDCTGLRSLSLEGPLVLWLVVQGELDLFAVDAAQAGHWHFLGRLETGTLLLGPAEGPEHTLVGRPLPGCRLRRIELRELPAPEYGVPFHGGQWWDGQGEYGAPAAPPSPLEDAFARGLGRGLRVLYQAPLDGRATTERAADDDILWMRITPGSVQYGAAYEAEAVGTLLVDAAMWQGMVDQQYRLLYALDHWIEQLERDHEDRTAAGIAAGRAARTQADRALLASIDRSGSRSHRGASVDATFAVCRLVADEARITLSERSEASATSERMDPVERIALASRIRTRVVRLSGRWWKENSGPLVGRREKDGTPVALLWRRGGYEAVDPATGTRERIGKGSNGGNGGNGGKGGKGGNGGKADASAFEPRAVMLYRPLPDGRVGLAALLRFSVRGTLPELRSLLVGGLVAMVLGALVPIATGKVLGQYVPKAENSLIVQTALALIATGVVSAAFMLLQNISILRMEGRIEATLQPAVWDRLLRLPTTFFAGRSTGELASAAMGISAIRRVLSGIGTVSVQAAAVGTMNLVLLLVYSVPLALAAAAMLLVIAAVFLGLGLWQLRYQRRLIKLGNQLNNQAFQTLRGLPKLRVAAAESFAYAAWAREFARTRELQQRIGRIQNVITVLGAVYLPLCTLVMFMLLAGPARGAMSASGFLTFSTALTMLLSSVTQLTGALISAAAVLPMFEQVKPVLRETPEAGRSSTRPGALTGAVEAKGLSYRYGDDGPLVLHDIDFQVRPGEFVAIVGASGCGKSTLLRLLIGFDKPVAGSVLYDGQDLAALDQAAVRRQCGVVLQNAQPFTGSILDCICGAGTFTLEEAWEAATMAGLAEDIKAMPMGMHTMLSDGGTTVSGGQRQRLMIAQALIRKPRVLFFDEATSALDNEAQRVVIESTRTLHATRIVIAHRLSTIMDADRVIAMSDGRIVQQGRPADLLADPAGLFHDLVRRQLQ
- a CDS encoding DUF4097 family beta strand repeat-containing protein — translated: MPSFDTPEPISATAHVEAGSIQFTASDRLDTVVEVRPRDPKRDQDVRAAGQTEVTYAGGVLTVRTPKQRSLLGRTGTVDVTVELPTGSGVDMTGAWAQVLGEGRLGEVRVKTSAGDVRLDATGPLHLTASHGSITVDRIEGMAEISTSSGSLRVGTVNGSAVLKNSHGTTTVGAVTGDLRVSGSNGDIDIARAEASVVATTAHGTLRVGEVARSTVRLETSYGAIEVGIREGTAAWLDVSSGSGQVRNTLAASEAPEKAEDTVEVRARTRYGNIDVRRARA
- a CDS encoding MMPL family transporter codes for the protein MLSKALLRLGASAARHPWRVIAAWLIAATLTVLAAVAFGGRTADSMTAPGLDSGQAAELIERAGTGQEGMTAQVVVTPLDGGATFFDHGSARTALTRLQTEVERLPHVLGTSDPAGALDAGGDTAVRGGLVSADGRIAVVRVQYPDQSRLSAEDLDALVDLGDRLRAELPLRIEMGGNLFYAFSDPDGGASELIGLLAAAAILFLAFGSLVAAALPIGMAVFGLTIGVATMTVLAGVTEVPTFAPVLGSMVGLGVGIDYALFVLARHREYLACGLDPQAAAGRAVATAGRPVVFAGGTVVVSILGLAVANVPFMTVGGVAVSIVVLTMVLASVTLLPAFLGAAGPRLARAGRIGRALQTRKLGRLARRRDPAAGAAHAAGWRRWIGHVSQHPVPYAVGAAGLLLTATLPVLGLRVGLPDDGSLPHSRTERRAYDLVAEGFGPGTNGPLVIAADPTGDPGVLDRLVATVAADPGIASVAPTHIDQATGIATLVVFPTTSPQDKATADTIARLRTDVLPTAIGHGPARAHVGGAAASLSDVGQRTSQRLPVFVAAVLAMSFLLLMLVFRSILVPLKAVLLNLLSIGAAYGIMVAVFQWGWGGALIGLEATVPIVSFIPMFLFAILFGLSMDYEVFLLSRVREEYLRTGDNGTAIVEGVSRTARIITSAALIMVAVFLSFAVAEDPSTKMFGLGLATAIFIDATVVRMVLVPATMTLLGRTNWWLPKWLDRMLPRGPVGTDDTDAESTGEAPPPRLVDR
- a CDS encoding response regulator transcription factor, encoding MSIRVLVADDQTIIRTGLRIMLNAQPGIEVVGEAADGREAVRLARELRPDVCLFDIRMPVLDGLEATRLVAGPGVADPLAVVVITTFDLDEYVYGALRAGARGFLLKDTGPDLLAQAVRSASGGEALIAPSVTVRLLQAFADLPAGRPVAQPVSPVTAREEQVLLAVARGLTNTEIADALHISLSTVKTHLASLMGKLGARNRVEIAMWAYETRRILPGT
- a CDS encoding glycosyltransferase, whose product is MVGLAVALRELGAEVRVCAPPDEEFAERLAGVGVPVVPAGRPVRPLVVSVTPGSAEGLAQRASELMAAQFDTVAAAAEGCEVLVATGPLPVTAGARSVAEKLGIRYVHVSHQPVSLPSPYRRPPARRGQTVPEATDNRALWDRDARIANTMFGDMLNTQRASFGLPPVDSIRDYAFTDRPWLATDPVLDPWQPTADLDVVQTGAWLPADERPLPDELVAFLDAGAPPVYVGFGSMPMSAPKELARVAVEAIRAQGRRAVVYRGWAELDLIDDQDDCFVVGEVNQRALFLRTAAVVHHGSAGTTTTATGAGAPQVVVAQGADQPYWADRVAELGIGVAHDGPAPTTESLSAALRTALAPGTRARATAVAGTIRTDGTTVAAKLLLHAVA
- a CDS encoding toxin-antitoxin system HicB family antitoxin, with the translated sequence MDLTPYVDTLRRELAVAAEAGGEDARELAERLTAPLESATRLTMLNVLSAAMDEITRELAPGSVDVRLRGLEPDFVVTLPPTGGGPAEAPAAPAEPLRAQAPADGDEGGTARVNLRLPAHLKARAEEAASREGLSVNAWLVRAVSAAVEGGGAPRTTERARTIGQNFTGWVR
- a CDS encoding sensor histidine kinase, translating into MLRDDLRTLWTEPRPPGAPARVRRDWALLAAGLAGVALEATLRENVVWRPVAVVFAVWLCLLPLWRRTRPLAMVKLAFGSVILLQVASLVAAPREPVGLDTGAVVLVLVYALPRWGSGREIVLGGAVILAACTLATVTYETPVVEEVGGFVFLLLPGVVGAAVRFRVTARERQLDQVRSREREQLARELHDTVAHHVSAMVIIAQAGRVLAGTDPSAAVEALEGVEEEGARTLEEMRAMVAALRDRGVGAELAPPAGVADLERLVRTPGGRVRVDLGLDGELDALPPAVDAAVYRIVQESVTNALRHAVDATEVVVRVAAERHMVRVSVRDNGRRTGRGRDGYGLTGLRERATLLGGTLRAGPGTDRGWHVDAELPRARSESGVHSRPRR